TTTCATTCCACCATTTACAATTTCTTCCCAAGACTGCACAGTTGGGGAATTTCTAGGAAAGATTTAGATATAATAACTCACATTGCAAGTGCCCACATTCCAGATCATTTATATTGTGGCTACAGCTCCTTAGTTTTTGACTAGGGGTTGAgctttctagaatattttcttattctaGTAAGTATTGAAACTGTTTTTAGTCAATTGCGTTATCTGGTCATCTGACCCAAGGTTCAGGTCATGTAGAGGCATTGAAAGAGAAtgcttcatttattcacttacttattcaacaaatacagaGTAAGTACCTCTGTGTTCCAGGAAACTAAAATTAATATTGGTTAAGGCTTATTTACCATATACTATATGCTAGGGAATGTAGAAAttctttagtgttttattttattttcccaagagCCCTGTGGGGCTCTGTTATGATGCTCCTTACATAGCTGAAGAAACATAGGGAGTTTAAGCAACTGGATTGAGAACACAGCTAAAACATCGTACCAGTTGGACAGGAATTTAGACAGAGTGGATCTGGGGTCCAAGTGCCTGGATTCCATGAAAAGCTCTTAAATACTATGTAGTCATATCCTGGCTCACAAAAAGCTTACAGAGCAGTACAAGATTATTGATTCCCTTAAGTATGATTTGTGATTCCAAAGATCCAGTCAAGACCAACCAAGCTTCCAGAATCTAGTGATATGCATGGCTACTCCAGCTAAGCCTTAACTCAAAGTTGTGCTTGAGTTGTTTCCTGACAGGAAAGCAAGGGTCATTAATTTGGTGTGGAGGGTCTTGAAACACCTTTTCTTTGAGACTTACAGAGAAGAGAGTATGGGTAATTGTTTGTATTATATTCtcctttttctcagtttcctgaaAGCTACAAACATCatgaaattaatacatttttctggTAATAAGTAGAGATAGGTGGATATTGGTTGTGTCAATGCCCTACAactttttacttaatatattttattgtgctCATCAACCTAGTAGAAAAATTTTTCTGTCTCAACTTCATCATGATGAGGATGAAGCAACCGTGTCATAGTCAAGTATAGTTCCAAAGAATCCTGGAAACTGGCTATGAATGTTCTCATTTATTATCAAAATCTCACTGTTTTCTTCATACCCTAGTGTTTCATATTCTCCTCTGCAAACACTAATCTCTTGGTTCTGTGGAACAGATACTCATTTCACGCATAGTAGTGCCTATCACACTTCcaaggagaggcaggaggagatAAAAGTATTGATACGTCACCTCTCCCCTGGTCTGTGTTTGCAGATAGCACCAGAGTGAGCAGGCCCAAGACTTCAGCGTGGATGATAGTTTCAAGATCTTTGTAACGCTGTAGCCCCCAAATTTTGGGAAACGCTGACAGCCTGAATTACTAACAGTACCGATAGTGATGGAGTGGAGAAAGATTCAGGGATATTTCAAAGGTAGACACTGGAGTTGTGTGAGTGGGAATGAGTGCACAGGTGGATAAGGACGGTCTTCCTTCTGAATCAAACAGGGCACAGCACTTGCTACAGAAGTACCCTTTTGTGCAGTGACTGTGGCTGGCAACATACAGGGATGGAAAGGAGTCAGccatgtatttttctaaaaaaggccttaacatatatttttgtttcatgatGTCTCCAATTCCTCCTGcttcagttcatttttttcatggtATCGTCAGAGCTCTTGCTCAAATACTGCTCTAATCGATGTTCCATTCCTTAAAAACTTCCAATGACTTCCCATTATCTATAGCATGAAATCTGAAAAGTCCTCAGCATAGAATACAAGAGTTTTAATGGTCTAGCTCATCTGAATCTTCCCACTCCAATCAATCCCGTATTCCCTTTCTACTCTTCCTATGTCCTACACCTCCTACATTCCAACCATCCAGAATCGTGGAGATTCCCTAAAGACACCAGCTATTTGAAATCTGTGATTCAGCATATGCTGTTTTCTGCTTGCAATGGCTTTTGCTCTCTTCTTTCACTGAAAGCCCCCATTCCTACTTCAAGTCCCATGTGGTCCTCTATTCTGAAGGCTTTCTTACTTTGTCCAGAGACAATGAATAGCTTCCTGCATAGGAAAGCCACGGCCGTTGCTTAAACATCTGGTGTGTTGCTTAGTGCTTTTGAGTGTGGACATTGTTcatatttccatttctcattAGACTAAAAATCTCCCTAGGATAATGATCTTGCTTTATTCATTTTACATTGCCTGGGGTCTCCCATCCCAGTTCCTGGAACATAGAAGATAGTTAATAGAtaagagtgaatgaataaatcatgctTCCTGCTTTACTTTCAGCACTCCTTATTCCTGTAATGgccatgacaaaaaaaaaaatgagttagagGGAGAAGgtaaaaatactacattttatgTGCTATTTTTTTCAGTAGAGGTTTACTCTCTATGTCTAGAATGCCCCACtgcagaaatacattttttttttctagaggtaGTTtagcagaaagaagagaagggaaaccaAGAAAGAAGGCAGGTTATCTCTAATCTGTCAGTTCCACCATCCCTGAAGGCCAGTTTCCATGGTTTTGGCCTTTCCCTCAACAAACTTACCcagaaaaataacttttgtaaAAGAACAGTGGTCTGTGATCCTGATTAGAGTGGATTCAATTTAGATCAATAATATAATACCTTTTAGTAGCTGACAGTTATATGTGCTCTGGTTCCCAGCTGACTGCAGTTGCAACCAATTTCCTCTTGGGTTGTAGCTCATATTTACAACTTTGAACAACTCATAGGGAGGGACCAGGACCTCCTTCTTGACAGAAACTTCTTCTACAGGTGCACCCAGACAGGTGAATATGGTAAATAGAGTTTGGTTTTCAGacttctgtgtgtcttcttttcggagggaggtggagaggaatTGGCCAAATCGGATGGTGGCACCTCTGTAGGCTTCCAAATTGATACCCTTCATCTCATGATGCACCTCATAACACAATGAGTTATTCTTCCCGACTATCTCTTTCCTTAGCAGCTGGATTGCTGAGGTCAGGTAGTAGTGTAGGTATTTGAAATGGAATGAATGTTTATACTGCCATGGAGTCTTAGTAGCACTGGCCATGGCTCTGATGAAGTCTGTGCGAATGCTATTGTTTGATGTATAAACTGAGATGGCCACAGCATGTGTAATATTAATGTTCTTGGGGAGATCTTTTGCTTGGTTCAGCCAGGTTAAATAGGCATTACTCCAGACCCTGTAGTAATTTCtatgtgtttctatttcttttgtgaaataatcCCCTTGACTTAGCTTCTCCATGACCTGCTGGCTGCATCCTTGGTACTGATCATCAAAGGAATTTGGTGCCAAGTCAAAGTTGATGTTAATGGCAacctataagaaaagaaaaatattgattttaaccATTCATATCAGATGGTAGGTGTGGTGGCTGACTTTCTATACTCCATAAAGCCAAGTCTTTGCTTCAAAACTTATTTGCTGAAGTAAGTTTCACTCATATTCATTACACACTGCCCCAGTATGCCCTGCATCAGTGACCTGTGTTAGAGATTGGATTTGGGTTGATAAATATTAGTAAAAGCTCAAAAAGCCCTCATCTCCTCAGGGAGGAAGTGACCCTTCTTGTGTAACCAAAAACGGTGTTTTTGCACAGGGagtactttgaagaaaaaaattgtaatcttAAAGTTTATGTATACCTTCTGTTTCCCCTGTTGATTCCCTCCACATTCTCTCATGGGTGTTAAGAAATATCTCTGTAGGTGAATACTTAAAACCTATATTAAGTCTCTGaactttatttaagaaaaacctTCAGTGATGAGTAATGTTGGGTTCTCCCAAGGGGGCCCCAGTATATAACAGCCCTCTTTTCTGACCAATTGAAAAAATTGAGGGGGGTGGGAAAGCATATATGAAGGTTAAAATAACATCTTTACTACTGAACTGTTGGGGCACACATCTTTAGGTCTGATGGAAAGTAGATTTGCTAAGAGTAAACCTCAGAATGAGGCAGACCTGCCTACTTAGCTGTAGACAGTGTTGGACTGTGGTCCTGCCCAAAGTAAGATTCTGGTCATGGAGGTACACGGAGCTCATGCCCTTTGCCATCAGGCTAACTCCCAGGAAGAAGAGCAGACTCAAACTCAGAATACCCAGTTATTAATCCTAATGTTACCAATCAAGTAAATTTGCCCAGCTCCAGAGGAGTAGTACAGTGGTCAGGAGTGTGCCGAGGATAGTTCCTCCTCTTAGGAGACAGGAGTGggaaaaacattttctcattGGTAGTCCATAGAATGTTACTTACTAATATCTAGTCCATATTAAACTGAGGTTAGAGATTTGAATACAAATTCATTAAGCATCATCAGTCCATATTTTTTAGAGCCGTATTTTCAATTATACAAATTCCAAGATGTTTTCTTCTTGGCAAAGGAACTGTGCTTTTCTAATAGACAGTACTCATTATATTAGGAGATAGGATTCCATCCAGTCAATGTCAAAGATGTTGCAGCTAACACTCAAAAACATACCATTTGGtgtttttactgttatttatgaTGAAAAGATGTTTAGTTGTATGTAAAATGGAACAGACTTTTAAGACTGCTTAATGATTTTAACCAATAGCTCTTTACAGAAGGTTTACAAATAGTTCTACAGAATCTATTTACGCCAAAAGAAGCCAAAATCAATAATATCATGTTCTGTTCAATCTTGTAAGCTCTAAAAAACTTTACTATATTACTCGATCTCAAATATGTACTTTGTTATCTCTTAACAGTAGGTTATTTTTCCTTATGCAGAACTTTAAATTATAATACTTCTTGTGACTTGATCCATATGACACAGTCTAAAGTCAAATAGGCTATTTTGTACCACTTGTCCTACAGAAGCAGTGTTTCACTCAAGTTTTATGGAGAATCAAGAAACTAACACTATGCCCCTAGCTTCCATAATGCCAAATTTATAAACTCTAAAGAATTCCACAATTGTTGATCATTGTTTTCAACCCCCTTCACTAAGCATTACTTGTTAAAATGtctgaaagaggggcgcctgggtggtgcagtcggttaagcatccgacttcagccaggtcacgatctcgctgtccatgagttcgagccccgcgtcaggctctgggctgatggctcggagcctggagcctgtttccgattctgtgtctccctctctctctgcccctcccccgttcatgctctgtctctctctgtcccaaaagtaaataaacgttgaaaaaaaaaattaaaaaaaaaatgtctgaaagaaATTAGAACCAAGTGACTAAAGGTCATTTAAAGGTTGTCACCAGGAAAGTGCCCTGCTGGAGCACTCACCATAAAGAAATCTCCTCTTCAATTGTACCCTACCTCAGAACTCCCGGAGGGTGTCTGCAAGGCAGAGAACAGCATCAGGAGAGGAAGCTGCTTTGGAAGGAGCCAGATTCTCAGCACAGGGGCTGTAAGAGTAGTTGGGAAAAGAGTCCTCCTGCATCTGTTGGTCAATGGATGGTATTTGTTTGTGTTAAAAGTACTTCTTTGCTCTTGCGGCTTCATCCTGAAACGAGTGTTCAGTGTTCTCCTTTGGGAATCTTCCTTGTCCACATCTTGTTGATGACTACCAGCCAGCAGTTTTCTGAGGGAAGAGATCAACTCCAACTTACTTGCAGAGCTGATATTTCTGTGAAATAGCCAGATCTGTGCACCAAAAAAGGGATTCTAAAGTGAACTTGTTatgtttcccattaaaaaaaaaatcccttatctAGTCTGTGTGGGGGAATTCCAAAGGCCTGTTAAAGGTCAGGCTCAGCAGCTCAACCTTAACTTTCTCAGGAAGACAGGAAAAGGCACAAGCTGTACAGCATCTGGGGCCAAGCGACATTATCTTGAGCTGCAGGGTTTCATCACGAGTGATATGATTGGCTCCCACAGGTTGCTGGAAAGATGCCACCTCAAGGTGGGTCTATGTCAGGTACATTTGGTGCCGCTGATAGGCCGCCCCTGCCCAGAAGGGGCTGATAAGAAGCAGCACACCTTTTAGGGTTACTGTCAAAAAGAAGGCTCTCATTGCTGCTTTCCCACGATAGCCTTGAAACTCTCTAATCCAGAAACTATTACTGTTGGGGTCAcagctcttctgttttctcttctgaaggCATCAGATCCTCTATCCACACTATTTCAGTATAGTGAATCCTACTGACTACTGTCAGAAGACAGCCTCTGAACAGCTGACATCAATCAAAAGCAGGGTCCAGTGTGCTAAGTTAATGCAGCACAAGTGTTCTGTTAGACACTCTTTCTCAGGCACTTCCCTCTCTAGTTTGAACATCTTTCATCTGTTCCCAATCATTGGGATAATTGTTTTTCTTGCAAATCTTTCCCATTAACACTTCCCATTTCACTATTTAACTGTGAAGAGAGACTAAATCTTGTTCTTAGAAATTCTGGTATTTTTGGGGGTGACTGTGTGAcccagtctgttaagtgtctgactttggatcaggttatgatctcacagttcatgagtttgagccccacattgggctctgtgctgacagctcagagtctggaacctgctttggattctgtgtctccctttccctctgcccttctcccacgcacgctctgtctctctctctctctcaaaaataaataaacattaaaaaacccatgAAATTATGGTATTCTTTTCAGCATCCTAAAATAGTTTGTAATCTAAATTTTCTGATGATCACAGCAGTTCTGTCTCATGACAGAAGTCCAGAGTATTCACACAAGTATAAAAGGGGATACAAAATTACCCATAACCTATCACCTGGACGAGGGTActatttagatttagattttggtgttacacaacacacacacacacacacacacacacacacacatttaggacTGAATTAATATAGTATGCAATTTTCATACTGTTTTTTcccttaacatttttaatgtaagcaCGTCTCCCTATAGTTTAATAATTATtgaaaacatgactttttttttttttatagctgcaCAGTATTCCACCATAGGTGCTACAATGCAATGAAATATGGAATGGATCCATGCATCCATCTCAGAAACAGACTGATCAATGAATAGAACATAATAGTACCTCCCTTATTCAACGCTTTgacctgtttttaattcttacaacagctTCTGGCCCTgagaaatcaatcaatcaattaaataaataaataaataaaaacaatgatcaTTATTTGTGCCAaggtttattgaataaatatcttACATTTAGCTTGCTTTCAACTATGTGCTATTATAAGCAATGATTTGTGAGCCTGTTTGGGACATAAATCTTTGTGTGTTTCTCTTCTTGCAACTTTAAGATGCAAATCTGGAGATGTGACCACAGA
The genomic region above belongs to Prionailurus bengalensis isolate Pbe53 chromosome B4, Fcat_Pben_1.1_paternal_pri, whole genome shotgun sequence and contains:
- the ART4 gene encoding ecto-ADP-ribosyltransferase 4; protein product: MKPQEQRSTFNTNKYHPLTNRCRRTLFPTTLTAPVLRIWLLPKQLPLLMLFSALQTPSGSSEVAININFDLAPNSFDDQYQGCSQQVMEKLSQGDYFTKEIETHRNYYRVWSNAYLTWLNQAKDLPKNINITHAVAISVYTSNNSIRTDFIRAMASATKTPWQYKHSFHFKYLHYYLTSAIQLLRKEIVGKNNSLCYEVHHEMKGINLEAYRGATIRFGQFLSTSLRKEDTQKSENQTLFTIFTCLGAPVEEVSVKKEVLVPPYELFKVVNMSYNPRGNWLQLQSAGNQSTYNCQLLKASSKKYNPAPMVIASLSFLTSVVISSKSRV